TGGATTTTAAAGCAGAGGAAACAACTCAATTCGGAAACACACCATTAGTACTCAATAAATTGGAAGAACTTTTAAGAACAGTCATACTTCCTAATACTCCGTTTGAAATAGCACAGCAATGGAGCGGTATTATGGGAGTGGGTTCCCAAAAGAAACCCATTGTGAGGCAAATAGGTGCTAATACCGCTTGCGGAATACGTTTAGGAGGCATGGGCATTGCCATAGGGACTACTACAGGCAGGCAACTAGCGCATATTTTCTAGGAAGTTTAAGTCCGTTCATCCGTTTTATGGTATTCTTGTCTAGAAGTGCTGCGAGCTTTAATAATTCTTTATATATTGCCTGTCCTACAAAAGATAGAATAATTACACCCAAACCTTATTAGCAGAGCTTCCTACAGCCTATTCTATTCAATTCATAGAACATAGTTGAATACTGTATGAAGAAAAATTATATCATGTGGACAGGGGGCGTTACCGTTAGTCTTCTTTTTTTAAGCTGCGGGGTAACGCAGAGCAAATACCAAAAGGAGTATAATAGGGTCTGGAAAGAGATGATTCAGTCCCAGGCATGGAAAGATTCTTTCAAAAATTCTTCAGGGAATGAAAATGCCGTGCTTTACGCTAGTACCGAGGATAATATTATAGCCCCAGAGGAAACAGAGGTCGCTAATTATGAAGCCTTGTTTGAAAAGCGTTACCAGTCCCTTGTCTCTAGAGCATATTTTAAGATTATTACCGAAGCAGAGAAAGCGGATGCACGCATCGCCGCCCAATATAAGTTGGTCACAGAAAACGTTGCCGAAAAAGAATCATCGAGTAAGTCCTTCAAAATTAAAAAGGAGGCTATTTCAAAAAGGTTTAAAGCCCACAGGGCCATGCTAGAAGGTCTAAAGTCATGGAACATTTTCAGTGAGGACAGAACAGGAGACCTTTCTTATTTTAAGGCAGAGAACAGGTCGGATATTAAAAGATTGATGACCAATGGTGAGGACAGCGAAAAAATGGTTAATTTCTTGGTCTATAAATTGGCAGACCTCTACCACGTTGAAGAATAAAATACCACTTCTAGAACTAAAACAACAAGCTTTTAATCATTGTCATGACTTTGTTAAGGGTCGCTTAGAGAGGTTGCAGCATCAGATGAAGGAAATTGAGACAGCGCTTACTTCCGAGACAAAGAGTAGTGCCGGGGACAAGCACGAGACTGGCCGGGCCATGTTGCAGTTAGAGCGTGAGAAGTTGGGAACACAGCTTGCCGAGGCAGAACAAATGCACGGAACATTACAAAAAGTGGCTACCACTACAGAACATAATCGTGCGGGTTTGGGCGCTGTTGTTGTCACGGATAAACAGTCGTACTACATTGCTATTTCTGCCGGAGCGCTCACGTACAAAGAGGTATCACTATTTTGTATTTCTCCAGGCACTCCCATTGGTAAACTGCTGTTGGGCAAACAAACGGGAGACACGATTCAGTTCAATCAAAGTACATCCACGATACTCAATATCAGGTAACTACTATTTTATTTTAACGTTATTTTGGTCTAAAAAGCGATGGACATTTCCTATATTGAATGGAATTAATCAATAAAAACAGATAATCATGACAACACAAGATGTAGCCAACAAATTAGTTCGTCTGTGCCGTGAAGGCAAATATGACGAGGCGTATGATATGTATGCAGATGATGCCGTAAGCATTGAAATGCATAATTGGTCCATGGGTGAGCAAGTGACAAAAGGCAAGGCTAATATTTTAGAAGGATTTAAACAATGGTCCGATAATATTGAGGAAATGCATGGAGGCGATGTTGGAGAACCAACAGTTGCGGCAAATCATTTTGTAGTGCCCATGAGTAGTGATGTTACCTTTAAGCAGGGCGGTCGCGTAAAAATGGATGAACTATGTGTTTACGAGGTGGCCAATGGTAAAATACAACGCGCTCAGTTTTTCTACGATACGGAGAACATGTAAAAAGGTGCGTAATTAATCTAATCTTGGTTTGGAGCGGTTAACTTTTTTAAGTGCCGCTCTCTTTTTTGCCTGTAGTCGCTTTTCAATAGCACCTTTGGAGGGTTTGGTACGCTTTCTCTTTTTAGGCACTAGCAATGCTCTTTTTAAAAGTTCAAAAAAGCGTTTAATAACTAAATCCTTGTTTTTGTGTTGGCTACGAGATTCGTCGCACTGTAGCGTAAGTACGTTCTCTTTAGAAAGTTTTGATTTGAGTTTAAAAAAAAGACGATTCTTCTCCGCTTCCGATAGCCCTTTAGAATGGGCGATATCAAAAACCAATTCAACTTTAGAAGAGACTTTATTGGCATGCTGGCCGCCAGGGCCACTACTGCGAATAGCCTTAAATTGCAGTTCTTGTAAGATGCTACTATTGTCCAATACGGTTTGTCTTGTAGCAAAAGTAGGAAATCACTAGGTGACCTTACTTGTGATGGTGTCTATTATACTGTCTATTTTATAAAAACAGGAAGAAGTAACAATACAAATACGATAAGGGTAAGTGCCAAATGTAAACGTTTCATAACTAATGACTTTAAAATTTCAAATGGTATAACGTACTAGACCTAAAAATAGTTTGTGGGAAATCACTTATTTCGACGAAAGCTCTATTATTTTTGCTCAATGGCATATAAAATATTAATAATCAGAAAATTACAGAACAGAAGGTTGTTGTATACGTTGATTGATTGTTTCAATGGAAACATTAAGAAATACCTTTTTTTCGGCAGGTAAATCGCTTTCAGCATTAAAAAAAACGTTCTCACCATTATCCATGAGTCCTTGTACCAGATAATAGTTGCCCATTGGATAGGATGTTTTTACCGTTGTCGGAATACCTGAGACTTCTGAAACGCGGAACTCGTGCGCATAGACTATTATTCTTCTCTTGGTGTTTCCATAGGATTTAAGCACGTCTATAGCAATGCTCGTAGCTTCTCCAAAAAGGGACGCGATATAAAGGTCTTTAGGATTTTTATACAGCTCCATTGGTTTTCCTTTGGCAATTATGGTCTTGTCGCGCAAGACGAAAACACGATCGGTAAAAGGAAGAACATCATTAAAATCGTGGGTGGCAACGATACAGGTAATTCCGTTTTCTTTTAAATACATAAAAATACTTCTTCTTAAACTGTTTTTCAAAAAATTGTCTATATGTCCAAAGGGCTCGTCTAGCAGTAGTATATCAGGCTTCTGTGCCAGTACCCTCGCCAAGGCCACTCTTTGTTGTTGTCCGCCACTTAATGTATTTACCTTTTTATGGGCAAATTCAGTGAGTTCTATCATTTCCAGAAGTTCCGCCGTACGCGCTTTTAGTTCTTTGGGGTAGAATACAGAGAGGTATTGGCTAATATTTTCAGCAACCGTGGTAAAGGGCATCAAATCAAAGTCCTGTGACAAGTATTTCATGAAGGACGCTCCGGGAACCAAATGAAAGGCCGGACCAAGGACTGGCTTGTCTTCCCAAAAGACAGCTCCCTGTTCTAAATCCATTAGACCATAAATAATTTTCAACAAGGTGCTTTTCCCGCAGCCACTTTCACCGATAATGGCAACATGTTCCCTACGTTGTATTCTAAGATGGATGTTTTCGAGAACGGGCAATTCATCATAGGTGTAAGAGACGTTTTCTATTCGCAGCATGGGGATATACTCTGTATTGGTTTTAAATGGAAAAATCCGTTACTATTACGAACGGATTTTCTTGTAATTTATTGATGTATTCCTATTAATCCTTAAATTCCTTTAATACCGCCTGATTGGGGAGTTCGCTATAGCCCATATTATAAAGTGTAAATCCAAATATATCGGCGTACTGTTCTATGGTTTTACTCACAGGTGTTCCCGCACCATGACCAGCATTGGTCTCTATACGGATAAGGGTTGGGGCCTCCCCGGCCTGTTTTTCCTGTAGTTCCGCAGCAAATTTGAAACTGTGGGCAGGGACCACACGGTCGTCATGATCTCCTGTGGTGACTAAGGTCGCAGGGTAAGACACACCTTCCTTTACATTGTGTACCGGCGAATATCCTTTGAGATAGTTGAACATTTCCTCGGTCTCCTCTGCAGTACCATAATCATAGGCCCATCCAGCGCCTGCTGTGAAGGTATGATAGCGAAGCATGTCCATAACCCCAACGGCCGGTAAGGCAACTTGCATTAAGTCCGGTCTTTGCGTCATTGTGGCACCGACTAAAAGTCCACCGTTGGAACCTCCTCTAATAGCTAAATATTCGCTAGAAGTATAGTTCTTTGCGATAAGGTATTCCGCAGCAGCTATAAAATCATCGAACACGTTCTGCTTCTTGGTTTTAATCCCAGCGTCATGCCATTTTTTACCGTATTCTCCACCACCTCTAAGATTAGGCACGGCATAGACACCACCTTGCTCCATCCAAACCGCATTTACAATACTGAACGAAGGCGTTAAACTTATATTAAAGCCACCATAACCATATAGGATGGTAGGATTTTTACCATTTAACACCAATCCTTTTTTATGCGTAATAATCATGGGTACTTTAGTCCCATCCTTTGAGGTATAAAAGACCTGTGTAGATTCATAATCGGCGGGATTAAAATCTATTTCTGGCTTCCAATATTGTTCGTATTCACCAGTTTCTACATTGTATTTATAGGAGGAACCAGGGGTATTATAGTTAGTAAAAGAAAAATAGAATTCCTTGTCTTCTTTTTTACCGCCAAAACCACTTGCGCTACCAACTCCGGGGAGTTTTACTTCTCTCACAAGTTTTCCGTCGTAGTCATATTGCAGTACTTTTGAAATAGCATCGACCATATATTCTGCGAAGAAATAACCGCCACCCGTATTAGGGCTTAATACGTTTTCTGTTTCGGCAATAAAATCTACCCAATTCTCGTGACTTGGATTTACGGCGTCCACGGTCACAATTTTTTGATTAGGAGCATTTCTGTTGGTGACTACATACAGTTTAGGACCTACATTATCTATGATGTAATTGTCGGAATCGGTGTCCTCTACCATTGGAATTAAAAGTCCGTTAGGATCTTCCAAATCCTGTATAAAAAGTTTATTTCCCGATGTTGAAACGGAAGCGGATATAATGAGAAATCTATCATCCTCGGTAACACTGGCACCAACATAGCGGTGCTTTTCCAAAGGCTTACCTCCGTAAACCAGTTCGTCTTCTTTCTGGGGGGTTCCTAGTTTGTGGTAATATACTTTGTGCTGGTCCGTTTTGGCAGATAATTCGCTTCCTTTTGGCTTATCATAACTGGAATAATAAAAACCCTCCTTGCCACGCCAAGAAATTCCGCTGAACTTAATATCAACCAACGTGTCTTCGACAATTTCCCTGGTTTCCGTGTCTATTACGATAGCCTTACGCCAGTCGCTTCCACCCTCGGAAATAAGATAGGTAGCCAAGGAGCCGTCCTTGGTAAAACGTAACCCTGCCAAAGAGGTAGTACCATCTTCGGAAAATGTATTAGGATTCAGGAATATTTCAGGTTCCTCGTCACCTTTTTGTCTGTAGACTACGTATTGGTTTTGTAGACCGTCGTTCTTGTAGAAATACGTATAATCTCCTTCTTTAAAGGGAGAACCCAATTTTTCATAATTCCATAATTTAGACAATCGGTCTTTTAAATCATCTCTGAACGGAATATTATCCAAGAAACCAAAGGTTGTGCTGTTCTGTTCCTTTACCCAAGCCTCGGTCTCCGCACTGCGGTCATCTTCAAGCCAGCGATAGGGGTCCTGAACATCGGTTCCGAAATACGTATCTATGGTATCAACTTTCTTAGTGGTCGGGTAGTTCACAGCGATGGGTTCTCTTTTAGCTTCGTTAGTACAGGCGGCAAGCAATGCGGCTGTCAAAAAACAGGGGATTAAATTTTTCATCTTTCTTAGAAATTAGTCGCACTAAAAATAGCATAAAAAAACCTTCGGGACAGGGATGTTCTGAAGGTTTTAACACTGTTTTGTAGATTATAATCATACCAATTCATGCGCTACCAAATACTCTGCTATTTGCACAGCGTTCGTAGCAGCTCCCTTTCTAAGGTTGTCCGCAACGATCCACATATTTAACGTGTTGCGTTGTGTCTCGTCCCTACGGATACGACCCACAAAAACCTCATCCTTATCATGGGCGTATATGGGCATGGGGTAGGTATTGGTATCCGGGTTATCCTGAACCGTAACGCCAGGGGTTTCGTTCAACAATTGACGAACGTCGTTGAGTTGAAAATCATTCAAGAATTCTACATTAACGGATTCAGAGTGACCGCCAGAAGTAGGAATACGTACTGCGGTGGCAGAGATGGAAAAGCTTCTATCATCCAATATTTTTTGAGGTTCCCGTGCCAGTTTCATTTCCTCTTTGGTATACCCGTTTTCCATAAACACATCGCAATGGGGTAGCGCGTTGCGACCAATGGGATAAGGATAGGCCATTTCTCCCTGAACACCAGCTATCTCGTTCTCTAATTGTTGTACCGCTTTTACGCCGGTTCCCGAAACAGACTGGTAGGTAGAAATTACCACGCGCTTCATTTTATACTTCTCGTGAAGCGGTGCCAAGGCCATGACCAATTGTATGGTAGAACAGTTGGGGTTGGCAATAATCTTGTCCGTTTTGGTGAGTTCAGCAGCATTTATTTCGGGTACTACCAGTTTTTTAGTGGGGTCCATACGCCATGCCGAGGAGTTATCGATGACCGTGGTACCAGCTTCTGCAAATTTTGGAGCCCACACTAGAGAAGTATCGCCACCGGCAGAAAAAATTGCGATATCCGGTCTAGCGGCTACGGCATCCGCCAAACCGATAATGGTATATTCCTTTTCTTTGTAGGCTAATTTTTTGCCCACGGAACGTTCCGAAGCAACCAATAATAACTCCGTTATCGGAAAATTTCGTTCCGCCAATACTTTCAACATTACCTCGCCAACCATTCCTGTGGCGCCTACTACTGCTACTTTCATCTGAACATATTAAATTAAAGGGCAAAAATAGGTATTCATGGGAGTTGTACAAGTGAAATAAAATAGAATCATTAAAATATAACAAAAAGTTATATTTAAAACAAATTTAATAGAACGAAGGCTCGACCAGATAGATCAAATAACACTTATGGCGCGCACTTTCTATAGGTTAGGGGCTAAAAAAGAACCGTCATCATCGTTTGCGAAACGATAATGACGGTTTAAAGTTAGCTGCAGTGCAGCGGCTTGTCCCGAAAACATTTCAGGATATACCTATTTACTTTTTCAGAGCGTCTCTAATTTCCATGAGAAGTTCTTCAGCAGTTGGTCCTGCCGGTGCTTCTGGGGCTGGTGGCGTTTTTGTTTTGTTGTAAGCTTTTACAATCATGAACATTACGAAACCTACGATAATCAAGTTAACTATAGTGTTTACCCAAGCACCCCAACGGATTGCATTTTCTGGAGTAGTTACACTACCATCTGCGGCGACAATTGCCTCGTCCAAAACAATTTTCATTTCTGAAAAGTCAATTCCTCCCGCGAAATGACCAACAACAGGCATTACAATATCGGCAACGAAGCCGTTCACAACTAGGCCAACTGCTCCTGCAAGAATAACAGCAACCGCAAAATCAATGACATTTCCTGTCATTATAAAATTTTTGAATTCTTTTAACATGATTTAGTGTTTTAAAAATGGTTATTATTAAGTGAGTGCAATGTAAGAAAAAAAACGGATTCTTAAAAAAACGTTAATTCTTGAAATTTAGTCCAATACTACTCGCTTTACACGCGGAGATATAGCTGTTAGCAGCTCGTAAGAGATAGTATTCGCTTTTTCCGCAAAGTTTTGCGCGGATAATTGAGGTCCAAAGACTATGACTTCATCACCTTCCTCACAATCGATATCCGTAATATCTATCATAATCATATCCATACAGACATTACCTACGATAAAGGCTTTTTTACCTTTAACTAGAACATATGTTTTTCCGTTACCGTATTGGCGGCCAATACCGTCTGCATGTCCCAAGGGTAGTGTGGCTATGGCCCTATAATCTTTTGATGTATAGGCTCTATTGTATCCAACACTTTCATTTGGCTCTATTCTATGAATTTGTGAAATGACCGTCTTAAGTGTTGCTACTGGTTTTAATTCCGAGTCTATTTTTGGTTCGTTTCCATAACCGTAAAGGCCAATACCGCTCCTAACCATTTCAAATTGTGCCTCGGAATAATTAATAATGCCAGAGGTATTCAATAGATGCCGAAAAGGCTCATACCCTAGTTTATTATTGAGTTCTAGAGCAATACTCTTAAAATTTTCAATCTGTTTAATTGTAAATGATCTCTCGTTCAGATCTTCTGATGCCGCAAGATGCGAAAAAATGGATACCACGCTTATTTCTGAACGCCTATGGAGTTGTTGTGCAATAAAATCCACATCATTTTCCCAAAAGCCCAACCGGTTTAACCCCGTATTGAATTTTAGATGTACCGGGTAATCTTTCTGATTTTCCTCTTTAGCGATCTCTAAGAATTCTTTTAAGACTTTTGGAGAATAAATACTTGGTTCCAAGCAACACGCTATAACTGTTTTAAAGTTAATAGGTTGAGGATGCAGTACCAATATGGGTTTGGTTATACCAGCATTGCGCAAGGCTGCGCCCTCATTTACATAAGCTACGGCAAAATAATCAACTTCTAAATCTTGAAGTTTTAGCGCAATTCTTTCGACGGCACTGCCATAACCAAAAGCCTTTACTACGGCCAAAAATTTAGTTTCCCGCATTAATCTGGAACGTAAATAGACGTAGTTATGAGCTAAAGCTTTTAGGTCTATTTCTAGAACGGTTTCTCCGTAATTAGACATTGGAATCTTTTTTAGAAGCTTTCACCTCTTCTGAGGCTACGTTCATATCCTTTACCTTTTCCTTAAGCATAGCTTTATAGAACGCCCCCCTACTCAAGGGCTCGTACTCTTCTGTTTCGCCGAGCATTACTAATTTGTTGTTATTGGACTTTCTAAAGCTGTAGTTAGCTAAATTTCCTGTTCTGGTACAAATAGCATGTACTTTGGTCACATATTCTGCAGTTGCCATCAGCGCGGGCATGGGGCCAAAAGGGTTTCCTTTAAAATCCATATCCAGCCCGGCGACAATCACGCGGATGCCTTTATTCGCCAAATCGTTACAGACTGTCACAATCTCATCGTCAAAGAATTGGGCTTCGTCTATTCCAATGACATCACAGGTATCGGCCAGTATTCGAATATTGGCTGCGGCAGGAACCGGTGTAGAACGTATTTCGTTAGCATCGTGGGACACCACCATCTCATCATCATACCGGGTGTCTACCATGGGTTTAAAAATCTCTACGTTGAGTTTAGCGAACTTTGCCCGTTTTAAACGTCTTATCAATTCCTCGGTCTTACCAGAAAACATGGATCCGGCGATAACCTCTATCCAACCGAACTGTTCCTTATGGTTAACCGTATTTTCGAGAAACATTTTGTAATTTTAGAGACTAAATTAGAAAATCACCGTTGAATTTTCTACCGTTTATTTTGATGCGGAACAAGGCAGAAATTCAAAGGACCGTATAGTTGTCGTTCTAAATTTAAACGAAGTTATGTGCAAAAAGAGACATAAAAAAACAAACAGTGAATTTTTAAAAAGTCTCTTGAACTAAAATAAGCTGTTTTTTCGTTCTAGATTATGGAATGCTAAAGTTATTTGAAAAAGGGGTATAATTATTCGGGAATAGACTAATTTGTATGCTGCAAAGTTCTCCTGAATACGATATCATATAAAAAAGATAAAAGTGGTTACTGATACTAACCGCCAGTAGCAGATAAAAAGTGTTAGATGAAAAGAAAGTTAAAACAGGAATTGGTAAAAATGTCAACGGACATTATCACCTCTCGGGATATAAATGAAATCACGGAACTCTATGAGGCGGCCAAAAAATTATACGAAAAAATAGCCGTACTCAAATTTATTGAGGAAGAGCTTAACGATATACAGGTTGATGTTTCCAAAAGTGTTATTGCGGAAAAATTTGAACAAATGGCCGGCGCCGTTCTCAATGCCAACGCCTCAGTACCGGAAAATAATCCACACGAAGAAGACATTATGACTCCGGGGATGGATACGATTAAGGATATGGTTTCAGAAATGCCAAGTTCGGATAACTTGGAGGAAGTGCTTAGCGAGTTCATGGGAAAGCCAGATTTAATCAAGAACGATAAAGAGTTGTTTATGCCTTCTAAGGAAACTCTTGAAGCTACCCAAGAAACCCCCAAGTCCTTGAACGACCGACTTGGAAATAAAGATTTAAAAGTTGACCTTAACAACAGATTAGCTTTCGTGAAACATCTTTTTAATGATAGTACGGAAGATTACAATAGGGTGTTATCTCAGTTAAATACAATTGATACAGAAGAGCGTTCTATTGCGTTCATAAAGAATATGGTAAAACCGGACTATAATAATTGGGAAGGAAAAGAAGAGTACGAGTTACGTTTTATGGAATTGATAGAACGAAGATTCGCTTAATACGCAGTCAAGATTTAGAATAGAGCCCGACAAAATTGTTGGGTTTTTTTGTTTCACCAATGCAAAGACAACAATCAATACAAAGTATATGAAAACAACAAAAATCCTGTACTATTCGGCTACTGCGGTCCTAACGGCTATTATGTGCTTCTCGGTTTTCAATTATTTCTTCAATCATGAAATGATCGTGGGATTTTTTGAGAACATGGGGTACCCTACCTATCTGATTTATCCATTGGCTATCGCTAAAATATTGGGTTTAATCGCTATTTGGGGTAATTTTTCCAAATGGCTTAAAGAATGGGCCTATGCAGGATTTTTTTATGATGTGGTCTTAGCTTTTTTTGCCCATTATATGGTGAGTGATGGTCAGCACATGTTTGCGGTCATCGCTTTTTGCGCAGTTATAATTTCATATTTTACAGGAAAGCAAGTAAGGCCTTAACTTTGTGCTATGGGAAAATTATACTTAGTTCCAACGCCTATTGGTAATCTTGAGGATATGACCCTTAGGGCCATTCGTATTTTAAAAGAAGTAGACCTCATACTTGCTGAAGATACCCGAACCAGCGGAAAGCTATTACAACATTTTGAGATTGGCACCCCAATGCATAGTCATCATATGCACAATGAACATAGAAGTATAACTAATCTTATCACTAAATTAAAAGGAGGAGCCAACTTGGCGCTTATTTCCGACGCGGGCACACCTGCGATTTCTGACCCAGGTTTTTTATTGACCCGAGCTTGTTTGGAAAATGACATTGCCGTAGAATGTTTGCCAGGAGCAACAGCTTTTGTACCCGCCTTGGTCAATAGCGGGCTGCCAAACGATAAGTTTGTTTTTGAAGGATTCTTGCCCGTAAAAAAAGGCAGGCAAACCCGGTTGAAGCTGTTGGCGGAAGAAACGAGAACCATTATTTTTTACGAATCGCCCCATAAGTTGGTGAAAACCTTGACCAATTTTGTGGAGTATTTTGGAGCGGACAGACCTATTTCCGTCTCTAGAGAGCTCACTAAATTATACGAAGAGACGGTTAGGGGAACGGCTGAAGAAGTATTAAAGCACTACACTGAAAAATCACCGAAAGGAGAAATCGTTATTGTTGTCGGGGGCAAGAAATAGTTTCTTACATTGAACCCATGTTAGCACCTTGGATTATCTCTACATTTACGGTCATAGCCGTTTATTATCTAGACCGATGGGAGAACAAGCATGTTAAATCCTTGTTTGATTGGGTGCCTGCAATTCTTTTGGCCTATATTATTCCTGCTATCGTCTCGTATATTTTGAATGCCGACTATTCTCAGGCAAGTATCCATAATTTTAGTAAAGACTATTTCATTCCCTTGGCCATTATTGCGGTCATGAGTAGTTTGTCCCTAGGTCAGCTAAAGGCAATTGGTCTAAAACCTATAGTAGTATTTGCCTCTGGTTCATTATTTATTGCCGTGTTTCCCGTGCTGTTAATGTGGGCGTTTTCCGATACGGAACTTATTTCAAAAACCATGGTGTTGGAAGACTATTGGATGGGAATACCGCCTATTGTTGGCAGTTGGATTGGTGGCAGCACCAGTCAGTTGGTTTTAAAAGAACTTGTAGAATGCCCTGAGAATATTTTCCTTACGGTTTTGGTAATGGATAATATTCTGGTGAACGTTTGGACCATTCTCATGTTTCAAGGTATCAAGAAAAGTGATAAGCTCAATTCATGGTTCAAGATATCCGACATCGCCATTCCAGAAAATATTCGTGCAGAAAAAGGCGCAAAATTGAATCCGTGGCTAAGCACCTGCATACTTCTTGGATTTGTAGTATTGTCCAATTTTTTGCTGGACAGTTTTGTAGTCAAAGTAGTATTGCTTTCGTTCGTAGGTTTGGCACTA
This genomic window from Maribacter sp. MJ134 contains:
- a CDS encoding GreA/GreB family elongation factor → MKNKIPLLELKQQAFNHCHDFVKGRLERLQHQMKEIETALTSETKSSAGDKHETGRAMLQLEREKLGTQLAEAEQMHGTLQKVATTTEHNRAGLGAVVVTDKQSYYIAISAGALTYKEVSLFCISPGTPIGKLLLGKQTGDTIQFNQSTSTILNIR
- a CDS encoding nuclear transport factor 2 family protein, with amino-acid sequence MTTQDVANKLVRLCREGKYDEAYDMYADDAVSIEMHNWSMGEQVTKGKANILEGFKQWSDNIEEMHGGDVGEPTVAANHFVVPMSSDVTFKQGGRVKMDELCVYEVANGKIQRAQFFYDTENM
- the arfB gene encoding alternative ribosome rescue aminoacyl-tRNA hydrolase ArfB — translated: MDNSSILQELQFKAIRSSGPGGQHANKVSSKVELVFDIAHSKGLSEAEKNRLFFKLKSKLSKENVLTLQCDESRSQHKNKDLVIKRFFELLKRALLVPKKRKRTKPSKGAIEKRLQAKKRAALKKVNRSKPRLD
- a CDS encoding ABC transporter ATP-binding protein, producing MLRIENVSYTYDELPVLENIHLRIQRREHVAIIGESGCGKSTLLKIIYGLMDLEQGAVFWEDKPVLGPAFHLVPGASFMKYLSQDFDLMPFTTVAENISQYLSVFYPKELKARTAELLEMIELTEFAHKKVNTLSGGQQQRVALARVLAQKPDILLLDEPFGHIDNFLKNSLRRSIFMYLKENGITCIVATHDFNDVLPFTDRVFVLRDKTIIAKGKPMELYKNPKDLYIASLFGEATSIAIDVLKSYGNTKRRIIVYAHEFRVSEVSGIPTTVKTSYPMGNYYLVQGLMDNGENVFFNAESDLPAEKKVFLNVSIETINQRIQQPSVL
- a CDS encoding prolyl oligopeptidase family serine peptidase, encoding MKNLIPCFLTAALLAACTNEAKREPIAVNYPTTKKVDTIDTYFGTDVQDPYRWLEDDRSAETEAWVKEQNSTTFGFLDNIPFRDDLKDRLSKLWNYEKLGSPFKEGDYTYFYKNDGLQNQYVVYRQKGDEEPEIFLNPNTFSEDGTTSLAGLRFTKDGSLATYLISEGGSDWRKAIVIDTETREIVEDTLVDIKFSGISWRGKEGFYYSSYDKPKGSELSAKTDQHKVYYHKLGTPQKEDELVYGGKPLEKHRYVGASVTEDDRFLIISASVSTSGNKLFIQDLEDPNGLLIPMVEDTDSDNYIIDNVGPKLYVVTNRNAPNQKIVTVDAVNPSHENWVDFIAETENVLSPNTGGGYFFAEYMVDAISKVLQYDYDGKLVREVKLPGVGSASGFGGKKEDKEFYFSFTNYNTPGSSYKYNVETGEYEQYWKPEIDFNPADYESTQVFYTSKDGTKVPMIITHKKGLVLNGKNPTILYGYGGFNISLTPSFSIVNAVWMEQGGVYAVPNLRGGGEYGKKWHDAGIKTKKQNVFDDFIAAAEYLIAKNYTSSEYLAIRGGSNGGLLVGATMTQRPDLMQVALPAVGVMDMLRYHTFTAGAGWAYDYGTAEETEEMFNYLKGYSPVHNVKEGVSYPATLVTTGDHDDRVVPAHSFKFAAELQEKQAGEAPTLIRIETNAGHGAGTPVSKTIEQYADIFGFTLYNMGYSELPNQAVLKEFKD
- a CDS encoding aspartate-semialdehyde dehydrogenase, whose amino-acid sequence is MKVAVVGATGMVGEVMLKVLAERNFPITELLLVASERSVGKKLAYKEKEYTIIGLADAVAARPDIAIFSAGGDTSLVWAPKFAEAGTTVIDNSSAWRMDPTKKLVVPEINAAELTKTDKIIANPNCSTIQLVMALAPLHEKYKMKRVVISTYQSVSGTGVKAVQQLENEIAGVQGEMAYPYPIGRNALPHCDVFMENGYTKEEMKLAREPQKILDDRSFSISATAVRIPTSGGHSESVNVEFLNDFQLNDVRQLLNETPGVTVQDNPDTNTYPMPIYAHDKDEVFVGRIRRDETQRNTLNMWIVADNLRKGAATNAVQIAEYLVAHELV
- the mscL gene encoding large conductance mechanosensitive channel protein MscL; amino-acid sequence: MLKEFKNFIMTGNVIDFAVAVILAGAVGLVVNGFVADIVMPVVGHFAGGIDFSEMKIVLDEAIVAADGSVTTPENAIRWGAWVNTIVNLIIVGFVMFMIVKAYNKTKTPPAPEAPAGPTAEELLMEIRDALKK
- the alr gene encoding alanine racemase, whose product is MSNYGETVLEIDLKALAHNYVYLRSRLMRETKFLAVVKAFGYGSAVERIALKLQDLEVDYFAVAYVNEGAALRNAGITKPILVLHPQPINFKTVIACCLEPSIYSPKVLKEFLEIAKEENQKDYPVHLKFNTGLNRLGFWENDVDFIAQQLHRRSEISVVSIFSHLAASEDLNERSFTIKQIENFKSIALELNNKLGYEPFRHLLNTSGIINYSEAQFEMVRSGIGLYGYGNEPKIDSELKPVATLKTVISQIHRIEPNESVGYNRAYTSKDYRAIATLPLGHADGIGRQYGNGKTYVLVKGKKAFIVGNVCMDMIMIDITDIDCEEGDEVIVFGPQLSAQNFAEKANTISYELLTAISPRVKRVVLD
- a CDS encoding thymidine kinase, with the protein product MFLENTVNHKEQFGWIEVIAGSMFSGKTEELIRRLKRAKFAKLNVEIFKPMVDTRYDDEMVVSHDANEIRSTPVPAAANIRILADTCDVIGIDEAQFFDDEIVTVCNDLANKGIRVIVAGLDMDFKGNPFGPMPALMATAEYVTKVHAICTRTGNLANYSFRKSNNNKLVMLGETEEYEPLSRGAFYKAMLKEKVKDMNVASEEVKASKKDSNV
- a CDS encoding DoxX family protein codes for the protein MKTTKILYYSATAVLTAIMCFSVFNYFFNHEMIVGFFENMGYPTYLIYPLAIAKILGLIAIWGNFSKWLKEWAYAGFFYDVVLAFFAHYMVSDGQHMFAVIAFCAVIISYFTGKQVRP
- the rsmI gene encoding 16S rRNA (cytidine(1402)-2'-O)-methyltransferase → MGKLYLVPTPIGNLEDMTLRAIRILKEVDLILAEDTRTSGKLLQHFEIGTPMHSHHMHNEHRSITNLITKLKGGANLALISDAGTPAISDPGFLLTRACLENDIAVECLPGATAFVPALVNSGLPNDKFVFEGFLPVKKGRQTRLKLLAEETRTIIFYESPHKLVKTLTNFVEYFGADRPISVSRELTKLYEETVRGTAEEVLKHYTEKSPKGEIVIVVGGKK